The sequence CCACTGGTAAAGCCTAATCAAACCCACAAATAAAAACTTCAAAGCTTGCCTCAATTCTAATTTATTGGTATGGTAACCTATTCCTAACTTTTGCGGAAGTGGTGGAATTGGCAGACACGCTACCTTGAGGTGGTAGTGAGGGTAATACCTCTTGGGGGTTCAAGTCCCCCCTTTCGCATATCTTTTGAAGATGTAAAGCGGCTTTACATTGAAACCCCTGATTGCTACCTACTATCAACTGCTTGAATTTTTCTTTTTCTCCAGGTACAGATGGGCACAATAACCCCTACTTTAGACAAGTATGTGGTCATTGTGCCCCCATGAACCTGAAAAAAAATCGAAAATCCCTTCATAGGTAGTAATCAGGGGTGTTAAGACTTCACACCAGCAATGATCAGAGACTTCGTTTCGCAGTAGTTTTCCAGACTGCCGCGCACCCCATTTTCCCTCCCGAGACCCGACTCTTTCCAGCCGCCGAAGGGGAGCGTCTCAGCAACTACATCGGTGGTGTTCACACCCACAGCGCCCGCTTCGAGTGCTTCAGAGGCCCGCCAGGTGCGGCCGATGTTTTCACTAAAGAGGTAGGCAGCGAGGCCATAGTTCGTATCGTTAGCCATTTGAATCGCTTCCTCCTCGGAGGAGAAGCGGTAAAGGGCGGCAACGGGACCAAAAATCTCATTGGAGTAAAGATCCATGTCGGGGGTCACATCGGTGAGAAGGGTGGGCTCATAAAAGAGGGGGCCCATCTTGCTGCGTGCGCCGCCAAGGATGGCGGTTGCCCCTTTGGAAAGGGCTTGATCGACGAGTGCCTCACACTTGGCAATGCCCTCTTCGTTAATGAGAGGTCCCACCACGGTGTTGGGGTCCATTCCATCGCCGAGACGGAGGTGTTCTTCCATCATCGCTTGGAACTTTTTGGCAAAGGAGTCGTAGACATCTTTGTGAACGAGGAACCGGTTGATGTTGTTACAGCACTGCCCGGCGTTGTAAAACTTAAACCAGAAGGTTCCTTGCACCGCTTTGTCGACATCGGCATCATCGAAGATCAAGGCAGGGCAGTTTCCGCCGAGTTCCATGGTGACATTTTTCACCTTAGTGCTCGAAGCGCTAATGAGTTTTTTTCCCACTTCGGTCGAGCCGGTAAAGGTCAATTTGCGGACGAGGGGATGGTGGGTGAGTTCGCAACCCACTTCGGTGGGATCTTTGCAGGTTAACACATTGAAAATGCCAGGGGGAAAGCCCGCCTCTTCAGCAAGGACAGCGAGTGCTAGAGCAGAGAGGGGAGTGTCTTCAGCTGGTTTAAGGACAACGGTGCAACCGGCAGCAAGGGCAGGAGCACACTTTTGGATCACCAAAACGGAAGGGAAGTTCCAGGGGGTGACCACACTCACCACGCCGACAGGTTGCTTGAGGGTCATGAAGCGACGATTGGGGTCAGGCGACGTTATCGTTAGACCGGTTATTCGAGCAGCTTCTGCGGCATGCCACTCGAAAAAGCCTTGGTTTCCCATCAGTTCATGGGTGGCTTGTTCATAAGGTTTTCCCTGCTCTTCGGTGAGAAGTTTGGCAAGCTCTTCCCAGTTTTCCTCCATCAATGTCCCCCACCGTTTCAGAAGGGCGCCCCGCTCTTTGGGACTCACCTCTCTCCACGATTGGAATGCTTTGTGGGCCCCTTCGATCGCCACTTGGGCCTCTTTGGTTCCCACTTCGGTGACATCGGCAATCTTTTTTCCATTAAAAGGGTTTAAGACAGGAAACGATTTTTTTCCCTTTACCCACTTTCCATTGATGTAGCTTTCTGTTCGAAGAAGTGTCATACCTCGGGCTATAGCACAGTCAATGTAGAGGTGCAAGTGTTTCAATCCCTTTAAGCAAAGAAGGGGGAAGCTCAAGGTCTAGGAGGGGCTGGAATTGCCGGGCATGAAAGAGGAGCAAAAGTTGCTCCCACTCCTCCTGAGAAAAGGGAAAGGACATTCCGCTACTACAATTTACACACCGACTTTCTCCATCGACAACGCGCGTTGCGGCAGCTTTTTGACAGTTTAGACAGGTAGGCGCAAGGGCAAGGAGCCCCTCAGCTTTGAGAAACTTGAGCTGAAACGTTGCCCATAAGGTTTTGGGATGGGAAGCATTTGGCAGCGCCTTCAAAAAAGAAGTGAGTAGGGCATAAAGTCTCTCAGAACTTTTTCCGGGAAGCTGAGAGTGTAAAATCGTCAGCGCCATCTTTGATCCAACTTCTAAAAGGGAGTAAGACTTCCGCAAGGGGAGGTGCATGTCCAAAATGGTTCCATCGATGAAGCGGTAGAGGTCGGAGCGCCCTTTGCGGAAGACGAACTCGGCGCGGCATAAGGGGGTCGTGAGGTTCACCAGCGCTGGGCGGGTCCGCGACAGCCCCCGGACATAGAGGCTCATCACCCCCCGACCGGGGGTAAAAAGGGTCAAAATACGATCGTTTTCTTTATGGGGGATAGCCCTCAGGACAATCCCTTCGCTTCGCTCTTCATTCATCTCAATCAAAGAATAAAGTAGATTTGCATTTTATTCCTAATTTTAAGTAAAATGGACTGTCTGCACCGATAGCTCAATTGGATAGAGTACCTGACTTCGGATCAGGTGGTTAGAGGTTCGAGTCCTCTTCGGTGCGCTTTTTGCCCTTCATGAATGAGCGCTGCCATGGCTTCATCTAACACCATCCAACATTTTTACTTCCATGAGTCTGGAATTAGTCCCAACAGAAGGATTAATTTTGAGGTCAATCAGACAGTCACCGCTACGGTAGAAGTCAAAGCTCTCGGAAAGTGGAAACAAATCGGAAAGCTTGGTGAAAAGGCTATGGTTATTGAAGGAGCGACAGCTGATGAGAATCTAGAGATCTTTATAAAGGCAAAAAAAACAGGAGAAGTAGCTAAATACCCCCTAAATAAAAATTTTGGTGAGGTTTCTTTGCAAAAAAAGGTTAAAATACTAAAACTTAAAGAGTGGGCGATTGAGCCCCATAATACAATAGGGAGCGACCCTTCTTATGAAAAGGTGGATCGCCTCCTTTTTTATAAAAGCTCCACAGAAAAAACTGAAGGTAAGTTGCCACCGGGGCTGATTGAGACCTATCATTATTTTCATGCTAAGGCAGAAAGACGCATTCACTTTTTGCGCAGAGAGGGCAGAGTCGTTGCTAAAGCCGAAGTTAAGGATGAGCCTTGGCAAGGCACATCAACCATTGATGAAAAGGATATTGTAGTGGAGACGGCATCTAATACAGAGAAGCTCAAAATGCTTTGTGAGGCAAGAGCGATAAAGCAAGAACCTAATTATCCAACCTATAAAACTTTTGCAGAACTTTCTTATGAAGAAAAAGAAAAGATCATCAAAAATTTAGAACCTGAAGGCCCCTGGAGGATTAGTCTTAAAATCAACATAGACAATCCGATTGGCTTTGAAAGGCCTGTACATATCGAATTTTTTAGGTGGTAGTAAGATAGAACCACACCTCATCTTGTCCTAGAAAAGCTTCCTCCCCAAAGAGCTCATCGACCGCTTGCTTCACGCCTGGAAGGCGGGGGCGGCCGTAGTTATGTCCTGAGAGAATTCCCCCGGGACGCACCTTTTCTTTCCACGTCAAAATATCTTGACGAATTGCTTCGTAAGCGTGGTTTGCATCGATAAAAACAAGATCCACATTATCGGGAACGAGGGGAGCCGCTTCATGACTCATTTTTTGAATCAAGGTGACCTTTGGATCATCGGCAAAAAGGGTTTGGACGCGGCGGAAGGCTTTGGCATAGGTCTCTTCCAAGTCGGAAACAGCACTTCCCGATTGAAGGTAGTGGGGGTCAGGCTTCCAAGGGTCGATCAGATAGAGGTGGGCATCGGGGAACTGTTCCCGAAGGACCTGAGCATTTTTTCCGCGGAAGACCCCAATTTCTACAATGGTCTTCACCTCAATAGCGTGGATCCAAGAGAGATATTTGAGGTAGCAGCCCCGATGTTTTCTAATCAGCAGTGAAGGTAAATCCATAGGAGAATAATACCGTAAGGGAGATTTTTTTGGAGAAAAAATCTTTCGATCTGTTAGGATGAGGGGTCAATCAAGAGGTACCATATGAGTGACAATACGAAGAAGTTTGATGACCAAGAATATACCATTTCCATCATGGGGAAACACATTGAGATCACGAATCCGATCCGTGCCTATGTGGAAGAAAAAATTGGAAAGATCGAGTCCCTTTCGACCCACATCATCGACATCAAAGTGTCTTTAGATGTTCAAAAGCTCAACCATTCGGTGGATATCATCATGAAGTTTTCCCACTTCAAGATTAAAGTCCATGCGATCACTGAAGACCTTTACTCTTCGATCGATAAGGCCTTTGGGCGGCTCTACACCAAGCTCAGAAAGTGGAAGAGCCGGATCCAGGACCACCACGCGAAGGGTGTGTCAGTGACCGAGATGGAGGTGAACGTCCTTGAGCATGCCGAACATGAGATCGAAGAGATTAGCCAAGAGATCATCGATGAAAATAACCGCGCTGTTGAAGAGGCCTACGCCCTTCCCAAGGTGATAAAGCAAAAAAGGCGCCCCCTAAAAATACTCACCATAGAAGAGGCGGTGATGAAAATGGAGCTTTCAAACGATAACTTCATGGTCTACCGCTCCGAAGAAGAGCAAGCGCTTAAGGTGATTTACCGAAGACGTGACGGCAGCTATGGTGTCATGTCCCCAGCGTAATCAGGTCTTTGACCCGATTCGGAAAAAATGGGTTGAGGCAACCCCCGAAGAAATCGTTCGGCAGAAAATCTTAAATCACCTGATCGGTTTGGGCTATCCTCCCCATACCATCGTTGTTGAAAAGGGGCTTCCTGAGGGAGCGCCTCGCCGCCGCCTCGATATTCTTTGCCTCGAATCAAAAACCCTCCGCCCTCTCCTCCTCATCGAATGTAAAAGCATCCCCATCCAAGAAAAGATGCTTGCCCAGATTGCAGGTTACAATAGCTTTGTGGGAGCGCCACTGATTTGCCTTGCCAATGAAGGGGAGTTTATGTTGCAGTGGGAAAAAGATGAAAGAGTTGTGGAGCATCTCCCCACCTATCAAGAGCTTGTCGAATGGACAACCTAGAAGAGCACCTCCTCCTTGCTACCTACCGGGACTTTGGGATCCCTGATCTCACCAACGTTTTTACCAACTTTCAAAAGGGGCAGCGCGCTGATGCCCTCGCAGGAAAATTTGAAGGAGTCCCCGCCATTATCTGCGGCGGCGGTCCTTCTCTTGAAAAAAGTATCCCTGCCCTAAAAAAAGTGGGTGATGGCGCTCTGGTTTTTGGAGGAGGCTCAGCTCTCAAAACCTTGTCTGCAGCAGAGGTGCCCATTCACTTTGCCGCAGCTGTTGACCCCGATGCGTGCCACAACTACTTCACAGCCCCCCTTTTTTACCAAAACCGGGTGAGCGCCACCTTTTTGTCCCTCTACCAAGGGCCCAAACTTTGCGTCGGCGATAGCGGAGCCTTTCCCTTAGAAGAGTGGCTCACCGATCTGCCCCAATGTGACGCAGGGTGGAACGTTTCCACCTTTGCTGCCGCCGTTGCCGCCGCCCTTGGCTGCAGCCCCATCTACTTTGTGGGGATGGATCTATGTGTCACCAGCCCCGATGGGAAGAAAAATCCGATCGATTGTACCGACCGAGAGGGGAATGTGGTCAAAACCCGCCCCGACTTTTTTATGGCCAAGCAGTGGCTAGAAGAATTTGCAAAAAAAGTCCCCTGTATCAATAGCTCCGAAGGGGGACTCGAGCTGGAGGGAATTCCGAACAAACCTCTTCCTACATTTAAACCCCTTCCCCTTCAAAAGAAGGTGAAGGAAGCGGTTGCAGCAGCCCCCTTGAATCCCCCTAGTGACAAGTTAAAAACCTTGGATGCAAGTGTTCAGCGCGTAAGGGGTATTTTAGACAACTACTTAAAAGCCCTAGAAGAAAACCGGAACCCCGTTTTGCACGATTATGAGCTCGGAGAGGAGCTTTTTTACCAGCGCCACCTCGAGCGTTTATGGAGGGTATGGGGACCGCAGCTTCAAGTTAAAGGTAATGCTTCCAAACTTCAAGAGGTGTTGTTTTATCAATCGGTGACAAAAGAGTTTGCTCAGGCAAGAGGAGAGCTGACCACCCGCTACTACCGCTCAGGAAAACTTTACAGCACTGAGCCCCATAAAGAGCAGGTT comes from Candidatus Neptunochlamydia vexilliferae and encodes:
- the recO gene encoding DNA repair protein RecO; the protein is MNEERSEGIVLRAIPHKENDRILTLFTPGRGVMSLYVRGLSRTRPALVNLTTPLCRAEFVFRKGRSDLYRFIDGTILDMHLPLRKSYSLLEVGSKMALTILHSQLPGKSSERLYALLTSFLKALPNASHPKTLWATFQLKFLKAEGLLALAPTCLNCQKAAATRVVDGESRCVNCSSGMSFPFSQEEWEQLLLLFHARQFQPLLDLELPPSLLKGIETLAPLH
- the hpf gene encoding ribosome hibernation-promoting factor, HPF/YfiA family, whose amino-acid sequence is MSDNTKKFDDQEYTISIMGKHIEITNPIRAYVEEKIGKIESLSTHIIDIKVSLDVQKLNHSVDIIMKFSHFKIKVHAITEDLYSSIDKAFGRLYTKLRKWKSRIQDHHAKGVSVTEMEVNVLEHAEHEIEEISQEIIDENNRAVEEAYALPKVIKQKRRPLKILTIEEAVMKMELSNDNFMVYRSEEEQALKVIYRRRDGSYGVMSPA
- a CDS encoding class I SAM-dependent methyltransferase, whose amino-acid sequence is MDLPSLLIRKHRGCYLKYLSWIHAIEVKTIVEIGVFRGKNAQVLREQFPDAHLYLIDPWKPDPHYLQSGSAVSDLEETYAKAFRRVQTLFADDPKVTLIQKMSHEAAPLVPDNVDLVFIDANHAYEAIRQDILTWKEKVRPGGILSGHNYGRPRLPGVKQAVDELFGEEAFLGQDEVWFYLTTT
- a CDS encoding NAD-dependent succinate-semialdehyde dehydrogenase yields the protein MTLLRTESYINGKWVKGKKSFPVLNPFNGKKIADVTEVGTKEAQVAIEGAHKAFQSWREVSPKERGALLKRWGTLMEENWEELAKLLTEEQGKPYEQATHELMGNQGFFEWHAAEAARITGLTITSPDPNRRFMTLKQPVGVVSVVTPWNFPSVLVIQKCAPALAAGCTVVLKPAEDTPLSALALAVLAEEAGFPPGIFNVLTCKDPTEVGCELTHHPLVRKLTFTGSTEVGKKLISASSTKVKNVTMELGGNCPALIFDDADVDKAVQGTFWFKFYNAGQCCNNINRFLVHKDVYDSFAKKFQAMMEEHLRLGDGMDPNTVVGPLINEEGIAKCEALVDQALSKGATAILGGARSKMGPLFYEPTLLTDVTPDMDLYSNEIFGPVAALYRFSSEEEAIQMANDTNYGLAAYLFSENIGRTWRASEALEAGAVGVNTTDVVAETLPFGGWKESGLGRENGVRGSLENYCETKSLIIAGVKS
- a CDS encoding type I restriction enzyme HsdR N-terminal domain-containing protein, yielding MTAAMVSCPQRNQVFDPIRKKWVEATPEEIVRQKILNHLIGLGYPPHTIVVEKGLPEGAPRRRLDILCLESKTLRPLLLIECKSIPIQEKMLAQIAGYNSFVGAPLICLANEGEFMLQWEKDERVVEHLPTYQELVEWTT
- a CDS encoding 6-hydroxymethylpterin diphosphokinase MptE-like protein, with the protein product MDNLEEHLLLATYRDFGIPDLTNVFTNFQKGQRADALAGKFEGVPAIICGGGPSLEKSIPALKKVGDGALVFGGGSALKTLSAAEVPIHFAAAVDPDACHNYFTAPLFYQNRVSATFLSLYQGPKLCVGDSGAFPLEEWLTDLPQCDAGWNVSTFAAAVAAALGCSPIYFVGMDLCVTSPDGKKNPIDCTDREGNVVKTRPDFFMAKQWLEEFAKKVPCINSSEGGLELEGIPNKPLPTFKPLPLQKKVKEAVAAAPLNPPSDKLKTLDASVQRVRGILDNYLKALEENRNPVLHDYELGEELFYQRHLERLWRVWGPQLQVKGNASKLQEVLFYQSVTKEFAQARGELTTRYYRSGKLYSTEPHKEQVPHGVHEYFYEDGAVRSILPYKEGKLEGTVTLFWPDGTKKREVRCG